The Nisaea sp. DNA window CGGGATGGGCGTGCAGATCGCGGCGCCATTCCGTGACGTCCCCGTGCAGGGCGGAAATCCGGTTGTGATGGCGCGATGAAATGGCGGGCTGGTCGGTCATGGGAGCTCCGGTGATAGTCGCCGGGTCCGGACGGTCCCGACGTGATACGGGACAAGAATGCCAACCTGAAAGGCTCTCGTCGAGTTGAACCGGAAAGCGCCGGCCTAGAAGTGCTTCAGCTCATCCGCGAAGCTTGGATAGAACTCCTCACGCAACAGCGCGAACAGGACGTGGTCCTGCCAGCGGCCGTCGATCTTCAGGTACTTCTTCGCCAGCCCTTCCTCACGGAAGCCGGCTTTACGCAACACACCCTGGCTCGGGTAGTTGCGCGGCAGGCAGGCAGCCTCGACCCGGTGCAGGGAGATCTGGTCGAAACCGAAAGAGCAGGCGCCATGCACCGCCTCGGTCATATAGCCGTGCCGGGCATAGGGACGGCCGATCCAGTAGCCGATGGTGCAGCATTGGGCGACGCCCCGACGGACATTGGCGATGGTGATACCGCCGACCATCGCATCGTCGCTGCGCCGGTAGATGAGGAAGGAATAACCCTGGTCCCGCGCCCAGTCCTCGGCATAGCGAGCAAGCCGGCGGCGGAAGGCGGCGCGTGTCAGGGCGTCATCTGGCCAGCGCGGCTCCCACTCAACAAGAAAGTCCCGGCTGATCGCGCGCAGCTCGGCCCATTCACGCCAATCGTTCTTGTTCGGCTGCCTGAGATAAAGCCGCGGCAGGGATACCCGCGGCTCGATCTTGGACGGCGGAAAAAACGTCAGGACCAATTCGCTTATCCCCTCGGAGCCCGTTACAGCGTCATTTTTCCTGTTAACCGTGCGGATGGCAAGCGGAACCGCCGTGCGGCGCGGCTTGCCGCACGGGTCCGAAAGTCTTGAGGGGAGGTCGGCGCCGAGCCGGTCAGTTCAGCCGGGCGCAAATCTTGTCATAGGATTCAAGGCTCCCGGTCGGGCCGAGAGCAGCCAGGGTCGGCGTGCTCTTGAGTAGCCGCGCCGCCACCCGGAGGATCGCCGCCGTGTCGACCGCATCGACCTTTGCAACAAGCTCGGGCACCGACACCGGGCGGCCATAGACCAGCATGTGCTGGGCCAGTTGCTCGCACCGGTTCGAGGTGCTCTCCCGGCTCATCAGCAGACCGGAACGAAGCTGGGTGCGGGCGCGCTCCACCTCTTCCTCGGAAACATTTGCCGCGACATCCATCAGCTCGTCGCAGACCACCGGCATCAGTTCGATCGATTCCTTCTCGCCCGTCCCGGCATAGATCGAGAACATGCCGCTATCGTGGTAGGCCGCACTGAAGGAATAGATGGAATAGACCAGCCCACGCTTCTCGCGAATTTCCTGGAACAGGCGCGAGGACATGCCGCCGCCGAACAGCATGGAAAGCACCTGCTGGGCGTAGAAATCCTCGTCGTGAAAGCCCATACCTTCAAAACCGAGCAGCAGGTGCAGCTGTTCCAGATCCTTTTCGACCCGGATCTCGCCACCCTTGTATGCGGCCGGTTCGGTCTTCGCGGCCGTCTGCGCGCCGAGCGTGCCGAAACCGCGCTCGACCTCGGCCACCACCGCGTCATGATCGACGGCACCGGCGGCGGAGAAGACCAGACTGTCGCCCGCGTAATTCTCGTTGATGAAGGCCATGATGCCGTCCCGGCTCATCCCTTGGACAATCTCCGACCGACCCAGCACCGGGCGGCCCATGGCCTGATCCGGATAGGCGGTTTCCTGGAAATAATCGAAGATGATATCGTCCGGCGTGTCCGCCGCCTGGCCGATCTCCTGGATGATCACGGACCGTTCGCGGGTCAGTTCCTGCTCGTCGAAGGTCGAGTTCACCAGAATGTCCGAGATGACATCAACGCCCAGCGATACGTCTTCCTTGAGCACCTTGGCGTAATAGGCTGTCTGCTCCCGCGCCGTGTAGGCATTCATGTGCCCGCCGACCGCCTCGATCTCCTCGGCAATCTGAAGCGCCGAGCGGCGCCTGGTGCCCTTGAACACCATGTGCTCCAGCAGGTGCGCCACACCGTTCTCGGCCGCGACCTCGTGCCGGGTGCCGACATTCAGCCAGGCGCCGAGAGAAACGCTCTCGACGCTGGCCATCTTGTCGGTCACCACACGGGCGCCGTTGGCGAGTTCAGTGATCTTGATGCCGTCCATGTCGCCGCTCATGCAGCGTTCTCCTTGGTCTTGACGATGCCTGCTATATGGGTGCTGACAGTCCCGTAGTCATTGGCGAGCACGGTCATACGCTCTTCACGCTCAAGCAGGTCAGCCAGCCGGGGCGGTAGCGCCGGGCGCAGGCCGATAGCGGACTCGACAGCATCCGGGAACTTTGCCGGATGGGCGCAGGCAAGAGAGATCATCGGCATATCGGTGCCGATGGCGCCGCTTTCGCGGGCCTGTCGTGCGGCACCAAGAGAGACTGCCGAATGCGGATCGGTGATCTCGCCCGTCTCCTCATAGATCGCCTTGATGGTCGCTTTGGTCCCGGCCTCGTCGGTCCGGAAGCCATCGAATTCGGCCCGGGCGCGATCCAGCATGCCCTGGGAGACCGAGAAGTGGCCCGTCTCGCGAAAGCTTGAGAGCGCTTCGGTTACCGCCGCGCCGTCCCGGTCATAGAGGTCGAACAGGTAACGCTCGAAATTGCTGGAAACCTGGATATCCATGCTCGGGCTGATCGAAGGCTGCACGCCTTCCAGCTTCATCTCTCCGGAAGCGAGGAAGCGGGACAGGATGTCGTTCTGGTTCGTCGCCACAACCATTCGGTCGATCGGCAGGCCCATCTGCTTGGCGGCATAGGCGGCGAAGATATTGCCGAAATTCCCGGTCGGCACGACGAAGGAGACCGGCCGTTCCACCGTGGCACCGATGCTCAGCGCGGAGGTCACGTAATAGACCACCTGCGGCAGGATGCGGGCCCAGTTGATCGAGTTCACGCCGGACAGATTGTGTTTGTCCCGGAAGGCGATGTCGTTGA harbors:
- a CDS encoding GNAT family protein is translated as MVLTFFPPSKIEPRVSLPRLYLRQPNKNDWREWAELRAISRDFLVEWEPRWPDDALTRAAFRRRLARYAEDWARDQGYSFLIYRRSDDAMVGGITIANVRRGVAQCCTIGYWIGRPYARHGYMTEAVHGACSFGFDQISLHRVEAACLPRNYPSQGVLRKAGFREEGLAKKYLKIDGRWQDHVLFALLREEFYPSFADELKHF
- a CDS encoding pitrilysin family protein, whose translation is MSGDMDGIKITELANGARVVTDKMASVESVSLGAWLNVGTRHEVAAENGVAHLLEHMVFKGTRRRSALQIAEEIEAVGGHMNAYTAREQTAYYAKVLKEDVSLGVDVISDILVNSTFDEQELTRERSVIIQEIGQAADTPDDIIFDYFQETAYPDQAMGRPVLGRSEIVQGMSRDGIMAFINENYAGDSLVFSAAGAVDHDAVVAEVERGFGTLGAQTAAKTEPAAYKGGEIRVEKDLEQLHLLLGFEGMGFHDEDFYAQQVLSMLFGGGMSSRLFQEIREKRGLVYSIYSFSAAYHDSGMFSIYAGTGEKESIELMPVVCDELMDVAANVSEEEVERARTQLRSGLLMSRESTSNRCEQLAQHMLVYGRPVSVPELVAKVDAVDTAAILRVAARLLKSTPTLAALGPTGSLESYDKICARLN
- the thrC gene encoding threonine synthase, with translation MRYISTRGKAPELGFEDVLLTGLARDGGLYVPKTWPTLTPADLKRLAGLSYAETAFEVCRLFTGDAFDDATLKGIMDEVYGSFEHSAVAPLKQLDGNLWMMELFHGPTLAFKDYAMQVLGRMFDHVLTKRGEKVTIVGATSGDTGSAAIEAFRDSANAEIFIFFPKGRVSPVQQHQMTTVKAPNVHAIALEGTFDDCQDMVKALFNDIAFRDKHNLSGVNSINWARILPQVVYYVTSALSIGATVERPVSFVVPTGNFGNIFAAYAAKQMGLPIDRMVVATNQNDILSRFLASGEMKLEGVQPSISPSMDIQVSSNFERYLFDLYDRDGAAVTEALSSFRETGHFSVSQGMLDRARAEFDGFRTDEAGTKATIKAIYEETGEITDPHSAVSLGAARQARESGAIGTDMPMISLACAHPAKFPDAVESAIGLRPALPPRLADLLEREERMTVLANDYGTVSTHIAGIVKTKENAA